The region TGGCATACCGTCAACGTCAATCGCCATGCGCTCAATCAAGGCGAGTTGAGCCGCGGCGATATCGTTTCGGTTGGCCATCTGTTCCAGTAAGTTGCGCGCTTTTGCCCAATCTGGCGCTGCGCCAGTGCCATTGGCGACCAAGGCAACCTCAACTAGCGCGGCATCCACGTTGCCGGCTGTTGTAGCCTTCCGAAGTAAGCCGCGTGCACCTGTCAGATCGCGTGCCAACGGCTCCCCCGCCAGTTTCCACAACGCGAGGAGGAATGAGGCATCGGAGTCTTCCGAGGCACTTGCTCGTTCTATGGTCGCAACGGCGTCTTCAATTCGACCTTGGGCGAGGAAGCGATCGGCAATCAAAACAGCTTTGCTCATTAATCACCCCAAAAAAAGGGGCCGGTGGAAAATCCACCAGCCCCCAAAAAATACCGCATCTCGCCGCAATTTAGAACCGTGCGCGAATGCCAGTGTAGAAGTTACGGCCACGGATGTCGTAGATCGAACTGCCTGCACCGGTGCCAGTGCTTCCCAAGGGCGGTTGCTTGTCCAGCACGTTGTCGACGCCCAGGTAAAACTGGAACTCCTTACCGAAGTTTCCAAGATCCTTCAGGTTCCAGGTGAAACGCAGATCGTTGTAGAACACCCGCGAGTAGGTGCGGATGTCGGAATAGTCCGCGTTATTCGGCGGGCAACCGGCGGCGGTGCAGGCTGCTGGCAGTGCGTTGAAGTCCTCGTATGCGTTTACATACATCGGGCCGATGTACCGCAGGCGGTAACCGAACGTAACATCTCCGACAGTCAAATCATTGTCCAGGCGGAATTCGTTCTTAGGATCGCCGAGTTCGCTCAGCAGTCGGTTTTCGAACGTGGGAACCGATGGATTCTCGAAGTTGCTCGACTGCAAACCATGCGTGTAGATCAGGTTGGTGCTGAACTGCACGTTGCTGCCGATCTCCGTGCGATAGGCAAAGTTTACGTCGATACCGCGACGAACGCGCTTGGCGAAGTTCACAGGTGCCGAAACCAGCGAGTTGCCGAGAATCTGGCCGGGTGCCTCGCCCAGAGGACCAGCACCGGTGCCGCGGTAACGCGTGAAGACTGCGCACAGCGGGTTGGCCAGGCTTGGCTGGTCATAGCAACCATTGGCAATCGCCTGTGCCGTCAACGAGACGATGACGCCGTTCACCTTGATGTTGTAGTAATCGACGCTCAGCGACAACCCAGGGATGAAGCGCGGCTGCACGACCGCACCGATGGTGAGCGAGTTGGACGTCTCAGCCTGCAAGTTTGGATTGCTGCCGCTGATGATGTTCAGCGAATACGTGTTGTTCGGCAGGCCGGCCAGCAGCGTCGGGCCAAGATCCGCGAGGCAGTTTGCAGCACGGTTCGGGTTGGCGGCGATGTTGCCCGAAGCGCAGGGATCGAGGAAGCCAGGCGCGAAGTTCGCAACCGCCGGGAAGCCCGTCTCCGAGACGTTTGGAGCGCGAACCGACTTACCATAATTTGCGCGGAAGCGAATATCGCGCACCGGCGCCCATTCACCACCATAGTTGAACGTATAAACCGTTCCAACCGCACCCTTATAGTCGGAAACGCGGCCGGCACCGTTCAAAGTCAACTCTTCGAAGAACGGAACGTTCTTGAGCAGAGGAATACGGATTTCGCCGAATGCTTCCTTCACTTCGAACGTCGGCGGGTTGAACTGGCCGATGGCAACTGCGTTGGTCGCACCGCTATCGACGAACGGATCGTTCGTGTAGCTCGCCTTTTCACGGCGATATTCGCCACCGAGAGAGAAGCCGATTGGACCGCCCGGCAGTTCGAACAACTGGCTCAGGTCGCCACCAACGAAGCCTTGCACGTCGAACTGGGAAAGGCTTGCCTTGTTACGGGCATTGTAGCTGAAATAGTTCGACGCCGCGCTGTTATCGGAACCGCCGAACGGGTTGTAAGGCACGCATGCTGCGATGTCGTTGGCGAGGCGAGCCGCGCCGCCCGTGCCGGCCAAACCGACGGCCGAAGCGGGATCGAACTGTGCACGACATTGGATCGCACCGGTGACCGGATTGCGTCCGGCGTCGAGCGACAGCATGAACCGCTGACGATCGAGATACCCGAACGTAGTCGTGTCTTCCTTGAACTTGCCGTAGTTCACCGAAACTTCGTAGTTCCAGTCATCATTGAACCCACCGCGGACACCGCCGACGATGCGATAGGTATCGCGACGGAACTTTTCGTCACGGATGCCCGAGTCAGCCAACTGACGCGCCGTCACGAACCGGTAAGTGCCGGCGTTGATCGCCGCGATATCGGCGGCGTTGAGTGGCCCCGCCGTACCTTGCGTGCCGGCTCCGAATGCAGCCACACGGTTGAAGGTGCTGGCAACGCCGGTGACGTTGCATGCCGCCGACAAGCTGGTGTTGCAACCCGATGCCAGGATCGCGTTTGCGATCGTCGCGCGGTCTGCAGGGTTCAGGAATGGGTTGTCGAGACGGGTGCGCTCGCGCAAATCGAATTGGGTGAACTGGCCCTGGATGAACGAGGGACCGGCGTTCGAACCGCGCGTGTCGACGCGGTTCCATTTGGCTTCGATGAACGGCTCGAAGGCTTCGCTGACCTTGAAATGCGCGAGAAGGTTGAAGTTCAGGCGCTGCTGATACGGCAGAACCGACAAAAGCTGGCCTTCGCGACCGGTCTGGCCGTTACCGCCCGTGATACCGCCGATGATGCCCTGGCCGTAGCGCGTGCCGGTTTGCGGCGACAGGCGACCATCCTGACCGAATACATAAGTGCAGTTGTAAGGCGTACCGACCGAAGACCCGGAACCGATGCCCGGTGCGCCGTTGGTCGAACCGATGCCGGTACCGCACAGGGCTGAGGAACCCGATTGCGTGATCGGCACGAGGCCATAGCGGTTGATGCTGGCACTGCGAATGTCACGGATGAAAATGCGGTCGGGGAAACCGTCGCTGCCGTTTGGCAAACCGGCGGTATCGACATCGACTACGCCCAAAGCGTCATTTTGGCGAAAAGAATCGATGTCCGAGCCAAATACGCGTTCCTGGTGAGAATATTCGCCGTGCAGCGTGATATTGCCCCGGCCGTCGGCGAAATTCTTGCCGGCCATGGCCGACACATATTGGTTGCCACCAAAGCCCTTACCCGTAACGCCCGCTTGGCCGCGAACCTGCAGGCCATCGTAGTCACGACGTAAGATGAAGTTGACGACGCCTGCGATAGCATCGGAACCGTAAACCGAGGACTGCGCGCCGGTCACGATGTCGACCCGCTCGATCAGATCGTTCGGGATCGTATTGACGTCAGGCGACACCGCATTGTTGAGAATGTCGGCAGGAACGTGACGGCGCCCGTTTACGAGTACCAGCGTACGCGCCGTGCCTAGACCACGAAGATCGAGCAGGTTCAAACCCGCGATCCCGATGCCCAAGCCCGGATTCTGCTGTGAGAAGGTGCTACGAAGCTGCGGGAGATCGTTCAATACCTCGCCGATGTTGGTGTTGCCGCGCTGGAAAACGGCGTCGCCTGCGATCGATGTAACCGGAATTGCCGAATCGAGGTTGGGACGACGGATGCGCGATCCGGTAACGGTGATCGTGCCCTCTTCGGCTTCCTCGCCGTCAGCGCTGACGGGCTGACCGGTTACGGAAGTGTCCGGCGTAGGCGAAGTTGACTGCGCGAAAGCGCCGGCAGGAAACATGGCAACGCCAGCCGCGAGTGCGGTGGCCGCCAAAAGGCGGGTCTTCAACATGAAATAAATCCCCCAAAACAGGCGCAACGTTGTGCGCGGATGACGAGTTAATGAAGGGGGGGTGACAATTTCACAACGTTAATCGGCCGTTCAGGGGCGCCGATGGGGCTTTTTGTTTCGGCATGTAGCGAAAATGCAACATCTCGTAATAGGCTGAAACATCACCGTTCCAGACACATCGCGATGCCCATCCCGCCGCCGATGCACAGCGTCGCCAGGCCCCTCTTCGCGTCGCGCTTCTGCATCTCGTAGATCAGGGTCGTCAGCACGCGCGCGCCGCTCGCGCCGATCGGGTGGCCGATGGCGATCGCGCCGCCGTTGACGTTCACCTTGTCCGCATCCCAGCCGAGTTCCTTGCCGACCGACAGCGCCTGCGCCGCGAACGCTTCGTTCGCTTCGATCAGGTCGAGATCGCCTATCGTCCAGCCGGCCTTGTCGAGCGCGCGGCGGGTGGCGGGGACGGGGCCGATGCCCATGATCGAGGGGTCGACGCCGGCCGAGGCCCAGCTCCTGATCGTCGCCAGGATCGGCGATCCGCGCCGTTCGGCTTCCTCGCGGCTCATGATCACCAGCGCCGCGGCGCCGTCGTTCAGGCCGCTCGAATTGGCGGCGGTCACGCTGCCGTCCTTCTTGAAGGCGGGCTTCAGGCCGGACACGCTGTCGAGCGTCGCGCCGTCGCGGATATATTCGTCCTGCGCCACGATCGTATCGCCCTTGCGGCCCTTGATCGTCACTTCGGCGATCTCGTCCACGAAGCGCCCGGACGCGCGCGCGGCGGAGGCGAGGTTCTGCGAGCGGACCGAGAATTCGTCCTGCTGCCCGCGCGTGATCTGATATTGCTCGGCCAGGTTCTCGGCGGTGATGCCCATGTGATAATGGTTGAACACGTCGGTCAGCCCGTCGCTGATCATCGTGTCGACCATCGCGACATTGCCCATCTTGGTGCCGCCGCGCAGGTGCTGCGCATGCGCCGAGAGCGACATGCTCTCCTGTCCGCCCGCCACCACGATCGTCGCGTCGCCGGACTGGATCGCCTGCGCCGCCAGCGCCACCGCGCGCAGGCCCGATCCGCACACCTGGTTGACGCCCCAGGCCGGCACCTCCTTCGGCACGCCGGCCGCCATCGATGCCTGGCGCGCGGGATTCTGGCCCTGCGCGGCGGCCAGCACCTGGCCCATGATCACCTCGGACACGTCCTCGCCCGCGACACCGGCCTGCGCCAGCGCCGCCTCGATCGCGATCCGGCCGAGTTCGTGCGCAGGCGTGGCGGCGAACGCACCCAGGAAGCTGCCGACGGGCGTGCGCTTGGCGGCGGTGATGACGATGTCCATGGAGACGCTCCTGTAGATGGGTTGCGCGCTATCTAGTCCGGGGCAGCGCGCTAATCCAGTGCGCCAGGGGTTCCCAAAGCTGGCTCCTGCCGCCACGCCCGACGATCATACCGACATGCCCCGCGCCGAGATCGCGCCGGTCGGGCAGGTCGGCCGCGCTGGCGGCGGGCACGATGCGGTCGCTCATCGAGACGAAGTCGATCGCCGGGCACGGCAGCGCCGCGGGGTCGACCGTCGCATCGCCGACACGCCACCCGCCGCGGCCGGTCAGGTTGCCGGCGATGAAATCCTCGAACAATTGCGCGCCGGCGGCATAGGTCAGCGGCACGCCGGCATTGGCCCAATCCTCCATCGCCACGAACAGGGCCGCCTCTCGGCTGCCCGCGTCCATCCCGGCGAACGCCTCGTATTTGGCGATCGTGCGCGCGGGGTCGAGCCGCCAGAAACCGGATTGCAGCACCTCCATCGGCACCAGCCCCATCGCCGCGCAGGCCGGTTTCGCCGCCGCCCACAGCTCCGCCATATCGGCGCGCGCCCGCTCGCCGAACCCGTCGAACGTCCACGGTGCCGCGATCAGCGCCAGCCCGGCCAGCGGCACCGAACAGGCCGCCGCCAGTGTCATCGTGCCGCCAAGACAGTATCCCGCCAGCACCGGCGGCTCGTCCAGCTTGGCGATCAGCGGCAGCAACAGTGTCTCGACATGCCCCGTCACGTCCATGGCGCGATCCTTCGGGCCCGGCGTACCCCAGTCGAGCAGATACGGATGAAAGCCCTGCGCCGCGATCCAACGCAGCAGGGACACGTCGGGCGCGAGATCGAGGATGAAGGGCGGGTTGATCAGCGACGGCACGAATACCACCGGGCGCTTGCCGTCTCCCTTCACGCCGTAATCGCGCAGCCGCGCCCGGCCCTTGCGATGGCGTGCCGGCGCGGGCTTGCGCGCCCGCCCGCGCGGCGCCTCCTGATAGGCGCGCAAGCCCGCCAGCGCCGCCGCCCGCCGCTCGGGCGATGCTGCGGTTTCGCTGCGCAGCATGTCCAGAAACAGCGGCAGGGGGCGTGGGCCGTGTTGCGGTGCGGCATGAAACGGTGGTACAGGCCGATCAAACAAGCGCAGGGGAGCCTTTCGTGGTGAAGAAGCAGAGCGCGGGCGACGGCCCGGTCGTCATCAAGAAATACGCCAATCGCCGTCTCTACAACACCGAGACGTCCTCTTACATCACGCTCGAACACCTCGCGGCGATGACGCGCGAGGGCCGCGACTTCAAGGTCGTCGATGCCAAGACCGACGAGGACATCACGCACAATGTCC is a window of Sphingomonas sp. Leaf357 DNA encoding:
- a CDS encoding TonB-dependent receptor domain-containing protein; translation: MLKTRLLAATALAAGVAMFPAGAFAQSTSPTPDTSVTGQPVSADGEEAEEGTITVTGSRIRRPNLDSAIPVTSIAGDAVFQRGNTNIGEVLNDLPQLRSTFSQQNPGLGIGIAGLNLLDLRGLGTARTLVLVNGRRHVPADILNNAVSPDVNTIPNDLIERVDIVTGAQSSVYGSDAIAGVVNFILRRDYDGLQVRGQAGVTGKGFGGNQYVSAMAGKNFADGRGNITLHGEYSHQERVFGSDIDSFRQNDALGVVDVDTAGLPNGSDGFPDRIFIRDIRSASINRYGLVPITQSGSSALCGTGIGSTNGAPGIGSGSSVGTPYNCTYVFGQDGRLSPQTGTRYGQGIIGGITGGNGQTGREGQLLSVLPYQQRLNFNLLAHFKVSEAFEPFIEAKWNRVDTRGSNAGPSFIQGQFTQFDLRERTRLDNPFLNPADRATIANAILASGCNTSLSAACNVTGVASTFNRVAAFGAGTQGTAGPLNAADIAAINAGTYRFVTARQLADSGIRDEKFRRDTYRIVGGVRGGFNDDWNYEVSVNYGKFKEDTTTFGYLDRQRFMLSLDAGRNPVTGAIQCRAQFDPASAVGLAGTGGAARLANDIAACVPYNPFGGSDNSAASNYFSYNARNKASLSQFDVQGFVGGDLSQLFELPGGPIGFSLGGEYRREKASYTNDPFVDSGATNAVAIGQFNPPTFEVKEAFGEIRIPLLKNVPFFEELTLNGAGRVSDYKGAVGTVYTFNYGGEWAPVRDIRFRANYGKSVRAPNVSETGFPAVANFAPGFLDPCASGNIAANPNRAANCLADLGPTLLAGLPNNTYSLNIISGSNPNLQAETSNSLTIGAVVQPRFIPGLSLSVDYYNIKVNGVIVSLTAQAIANGCYDQPSLANPLCAVFTRYRGTGAGPLGEAPGQILGNSLVSAPVNFAKRVRRGIDVNFAYRTEIGSNVQFSTNLIYTHGLQSSNFENPSVPTFENRLLSELGDPKNEFRLDNDLTVGDVTFGYRLRYIGPMYVNAYEDFNALPAACTAAGCPPNNADYSDIRTYSRVFYNDLRFTWNLKDLGNFGKEFQFYLGVDNVLDKQPPLGSTGTGAGSSIYDIRGRNFYTGIRARF
- a CDS encoding acetyl-CoA C-acetyltransferase, producing MDIVITAAKRTPVGSFLGAFAATPAHELGRIAIEAALAQAGVAGEDVSEVIMGQVLAAAQGQNPARQASMAAGVPKEVPAWGVNQVCGSGLRAVALAAQAIQSGDATIVVAGGQESMSLSAHAQHLRGGTKMGNVAMVDTMISDGLTDVFNHYHMGITAENLAEQYQITRGQQDEFSVRSQNLASAARASGRFVDEIAEVTIKGRKGDTIVAQDEYIRDGATLDSVSGLKPAFKKDGSVTAANSSGLNDGAAALVIMSREEAERRGSPILATIRSWASAGVDPSIMGIGPVPATRRALDKAGWTIGDLDLIEANEAFAAQALSVGKELGWDADKVNVNGGAIAIGHPIGASGARVLTTLIYEMQKRDAKRGLATLCIGGGMGIAMCLER
- a CDS encoding alpha/beta fold hydrolase, translating into MLRSETAASPERRAAALAGLRAYQEAPRGRARKPAPARHRKGRARLRDYGVKGDGKRPVVFVPSLINPPFILDLAPDVSLLRWIAAQGFHPYLLDWGTPGPKDRAMDVTGHVETLLLPLIAKLDEPPVLAGYCLGGTMTLAAACSVPLAGLALIAAPWTFDGFGERARADMAELWAAAKPACAAMGLVPMEVLQSGFWRLDPARTIAKYEAFAGMDAGSREAALFVAMEDWANAGVPLTYAAGAQLFEDFIAGNLTGRGGWRVGDATVDPAALPCPAIDFVSMSDRIVPAASAADLPDRRDLGAGHVGMIVGRGGRSQLWEPLAHWISALPRTR